The following coding sequences are from one Ornithodoros turicata isolate Travis chromosome 1, ASM3712646v1, whole genome shotgun sequence window:
- the LOC135382832 gene encoding P2X purinoceptor 7-like, producing the protein MAGQLNEHEFFGTLTPWEARILQRCRDNKTTLYETPVLPEGASLHGVGDYQPSEPSPSPPRDGGNWCACGSCTRMPTAREDICCRDIAEVRRKLTGCCITAHPEFGSLCLSAIVLEVVGIEYRRILRHIAYRHFTSWTWGPLPPEDRRVLPSCVVTAIRKAFPSRSGSYRGFRSAK; encoded by the exons ATGGCAGGCCAGTTAAACGAACACGAGTTCTTTGGAACACTGACGCCCTGGGAAGCACGGATACTGCAGCGTTGCCGGGACAATAAGACAACGTTGTACGAGACGCCAGTTCTTCCCGAAGGTGCGAGTTTGCACGGTGTTGGGGACTATCAGCCGTCCGAGCCTTCTCCGTCTCCACCACGTGATGGCGGCAACTG GTGCGCTTGTgggagctgcacgcgcatgccGACGGCGCGAGAAGATATCTGCTGCAGAGATATCGCCGAGGTGCGGCGAAAATTGACAGGGTGCTGCATCACCGCGCATCCAGAGTTCGGATCGCTGTGTCTGTCGGCCATCGTGCTAGAAGTTGTCGGCATAGAGTACCGGAG GATACTGCGTCACATAGCATATCGTCATTTCACTTCCTGGACATGGGGGCCTCTTCCTCCGGAGGATAGACGAGTGCTTCCATCATGCGTGGTAACGGCGATACGAAAGGCCTTCCCTTCACGATCTGGCAGCTACAGGGGCTTTAGATCTGCAAAATAA